CCGTCGCCGGGTCCTGACCCCGGCCAGGTCTGACTGATGAGTACCGTCATCTCCCTGCACGACGAGCAGCCCGCCGCGTCCGCGTCCCGGACGCGGCGGGTCCGCCCGGGCAGACGGCACAGCCCCGCGCCGCGCCGTTCGCCCTACCTCTTCGTCGCCCCCGCCGTCCTGCTGTTCGTCGCCGTCTTCCTGCTGCCGCTCGGCTACACCGTCTACCTCAGCACGCAGAAGACCCAGGTCTCCGGCCTGGGCCTCGGGGCCAGCCAGCGCAAGCAGGTCTCCGCCGGATTCGCCAACTACACCACCGTCTTCCACGACGGCGAGTTCTGGCAGAGCGCGGTGCGGGCCCTGATCTACGGCTGCATCCTGATCCCGATCATGCTCGGCCTGGCCGTCGTGTTCGCGCTCATCCTGGACGCGCAGCGGGTGCGCCTGCAGCGCTTCGGCCGGATCGCCATCTTCCTGCCCTACACCGTGCCCACCCTGATCGGCTCGATCATCTGGGGCATGATGTACCTGCCCGCGTTCTCGCCGATCAACTCGACCCTGCAGGTGTTCGGCATCCCCGGGATCGACTTCTTCGGCCAGCACATCGTGTTCCTGTCCGTCGCCAACATCGGCGTGTGGGGCGGCACCGGATTCAACATGATGGTGCTCTACACCTCGCTGCGCTCACTGCCGCAGGAGGCGTACGAGGCCGCCCGGCTGGACGGCGCGAACGAGCGGCAGATCGCGCTGCGGATCAAGCTCCCGATGATCCGGCCGGCCGTGATCATGACCGCGATCTTCTCCACCATCGCCACGCTGCAGGTGTTCAACGAGCCCTACGCCATGCACCAGATCGCCTACGGCGGCGTCTCGACCACCTGGACCCCGCTGATGACGATCTACCGCGACACCTTCACCGCCCACGACATCTACCTCGGCTCGGCCGAGTCGATCGTGATCGCGGTGCTGATGTTCGCGCTCTCGGTCGCCGTGCTGCGGCTGACCAACCGGCAGATCTTCGGAGGGGAGGCGAAGTGAGCGAGCTTGCGAGCGAACCATTCAGCACAGTGCGCTCATGCACGCGCCAGCACATCGTCGAGGTGACCGCATGAGCTTTTTGACCACTGCTTCGCAAGGTGTCGCGCCGCGCCAGGGCCGGCGCACCTCCATCGTGCCGACCGCGGTGTTGCTGCTCGGCGCGCTCTACACGCTGCTGCCGATCGTCTGGCTCCTGGTCGCCACGACCAAGACCAACACCCAGTTGGACAGCATGGCGCCGTTCCGCCCGGCCGGCTCGTTCGTGAGCAACTTCGACGGGCTCACCTCGTACGACGGCGGCGTGTTCTGGACCTGGCTGGCCAACACCGCGCTGTACGCGGGCGGCGGAGCGATCCTGTCCGCCATCGTGTCCGCGATGGCCGGGTACGGCTTCGCCAAGTACCGCTTCCGCGGCAAGGGCTTCCTGTTCACCATGATCCTGGTCGGGATGCTCGTGCCGGCCGTGGTGCTCGCAGTGCCGCAGTACCTGCTGGTGGCCAAGATCGGGCTCGCGAACACCTACTGGGCGGTGCTGATCCCCTCGATCATCTCGCCCTACGGCATCTACCTGGCCCGGATCTACGCCGGCGCCTCGGTGCCGGACGAGGTGCTCGAGGCCGCGCGGATGGACGGCTCGCCGGAGTGGCGCACATTCCTGCGGGTGAGCCTGCCGATGATGACGCCCGGTCTGGTGACCATCTTCCTGTTCCAGTTCGTGGCGGTGTGGAACAACTTCCTGCTGCCCTGGCTGATGCTCAGCAGCGAGAACAAGTACCCGTTGACGGTGGGCCTGTTCACCCTCCTCGACGCGGGCACCTCGCAGCCCTCGCTCTACAGCCTG
This genomic window from Actinospica robiniae DSM 44927 contains:
- a CDS encoding carbohydrate ABC transporter permease gives rise to the protein MSTVISLHDEQPAASASRTRRVRPGRRHSPAPRRSPYLFVAPAVLLFVAVFLLPLGYTVYLSTQKTQVSGLGLGASQRKQVSAGFANYTTVFHDGEFWQSAVRALIYGCILIPIMLGLAVVFALILDAQRVRLQRFGRIAIFLPYTVPTLIGSIIWGMMYLPAFSPINSTLQVFGIPGIDFFGQHIVFLSVANIGVWGGTGFNMMVLYTSLRSLPQEAYEAARLDGANERQIALRIKLPMIRPAVIMTAIFSTIATLQVFNEPYAMHQIAYGGVSTTWTPLMTIYRDTFTAHDIYLGSAESIVIAVLMFALSVAVLRLTNRQIFGGEAK
- a CDS encoding carbohydrate ABC transporter permease, whose product is MSFLTTASQGVAPRQGRRTSIVPTAVLLLGALYTLLPIVWLLVATTKTNTQLDSMAPFRPAGSFVSNFDGLTSYDGGVFWTWLANTALYAGGGAILSAIVSAMAGYGFAKYRFRGKGFLFTMILVGMLVPAVVLAVPQYLLVAKIGLANTYWAVLIPSIISPYGIYLARIYAGASVPDEVLEAARMDGSPEWRTFLRVSLPMMTPGLVTIFLFQFVAVWNNFLLPWLMLSSENKYPLTVGLFTLLDAGTSQPSLYSLVITGALLSILPLILLFFLLQRFWRVDLTAGSVK